A part of Lutra lutra chromosome 2, mLutLut1.2, whole genome shotgun sequence genomic DNA contains:
- the C2H4orf54 gene encoding uncharacterized protein C4orf54 homolog — MSMGHASGSHFLSEPPSKPHCTHEGKGTRLHKKQHMLSFHFWKSLGRPTDAAPSVADGIQTPCHRRRCQANNWTEQLSHGKLATVSAGAAAPRPQTTSATTAGSLPPSLRLVPAPPERLKNWEVVAAAAVVPVALSPVQARGALLRATLQPLQGQRGTRASPSGAAHHCLLLSLQLGQGLKMEAATPELSPQARLREVGDWGNRAQDSQEPKQQLPLLPRPPASSQREAKYVEMCASAAVSGVSLRTRRLALEHRPGKQRTPRSPREEAQEERSSQERKAPTPQKNPAASELSRSQLSRTDEHSNLSSSSSSSPVDKAEEGGVSKMDDTTTSAGALATSSSSLGFESDSGESALSCQPRGGGEGRRAGGGGAERGGGGGEGDGTECRDIIAKSQGSRDPPKNEEAHYITTHEIQLSEVEQDMDFDVGLASRWDFEDNNVIYSFVDYASFGGSDETPGDVTTPTEEDDDNSCYLSTTPSTHATQTPSPTSSDPARPSADSSGRHTSSTEVGSGPSDSDPTPPPTGPGTATLSEPLPEPPEAASGAAAVAASSCGSTASQILLSIKPTSRAINEPSNVRAKQNIIYAAKHEGDMSLRVSTAAEHNSSSLKQDPAAAVAQDHAKKFIAVPARLQTRCGAIRAKELVDYSSGASSAVSELDDADKEVRNLTSRAFRSLAYPYFEALNISSRESSTLSEVGFGRWSTFLDLKCGGVGARVEQSLLRSSAASVAAGLRKGSGARTTADQLYIQSRKSQTKALEFVVSKVEGEIKHVETPLCFQKQVQTGSRVVTLLEPLNFRSESKASSATGPYRTAKGSGKGPGSVYTDDGSEASESNKPASRTEGPQKKSKFASSLLKNVISKKMQREHEFKMERGEVTDTSHRNPSSTSKETEGPARGEKLRERGLQRQGSRHSEAGSEYTVVSVSDAGAEGSVAESKSPIFKASAPRESSAASGRNFADGRTEEVCEIKKSASETVKGIFLRSQNSAFRSWKEKEAEKREEKAPVGKLKLPKGGDWRADLGEISASKSTIMSRLFVPNIQQTPKDKQPGKQVTKYPAAQATSTAVIRPKAPEIKIRLGSVQQPSSDFNIAKLLTPKLASGSASNLFKTVEDNSRAQQKLFRGDNLEKVPQFQVRDVRDKSKAQGPLHQVRDVRKLIKGSGDSSDKGSVTPEQGLTGPKPRQLAAAGGGSRSLSPIVITCQAVVNPREESMDREPRENVGPGGSTRFLNSSSPEGTVLVHRASGRLPVATIAPNKPEQGSYLPVLKIVSKASAQKTPEKAKEEEVKEEGKAPKTSRNALEKLTAAVRSMEELYSFNRNEWKRKSDPLPMMMDSHVLSLIASEEREGAAGAEGDPDKLAKRLGELEERGTGNKGGVVLRGGPGERLQRRNSNPSAESVSARAAAFENMARERPRSLYIPPVHKDVERTQPLQPLPPLPSNRNVFTVSTSSTQKTGGVAGKFPQGPSPESPSAAKGIKTQGLRSLKISPATRAPPDEVTTRKNSSNLEKNNSDCENYLSIPLKGSSSAGELPGRPGAGREGPPAPSAATLCSLPPLSARSQVPSNPKGSQVSGSSRPAWRTKPDNPRETVAAATGPQSPEHLPTAIYHQQPLPFALQGAQPQVLCFSPPSMPATAPAGPASVPTDPFQQPQPQQTQRKMLLDVTTGQYYLVDTPVQPMTRRLFDPETGQYVDVPMTSQQQAVAPMSLPVPPLALSPGAYGPTYMIYPGFLPTVLPANALQPTPIAHTPGGSELSSMAADPPGKEATATFTEAPYFMASGQSPASSSSSAPAATSQLVGAKGFTQLHGKPVISITSQPLGPRIIAPPSFDGTTMSFVVEHR, encoded by the exons ATGTCCATGGGGCATGCCAGCGGGTCACATTTCCTCTCTGAACCTCCCTCCAAGCCACACTGTACTCATGAAGG GAAAGGGACAAGGCTTCACAAGAAACAGCACatgctttcctttcatttctggaAGTCCCTGGGTCGACCTACAGATGCTGCTCCTTCCGTGGCCGATGGCATTCAGACTCCTTGCCACCGCCGACGGTGCCAGGCAAACAACTGGACAGAACAGCTCAGCCACGGGAAGCTGGCCACGGTCTCGGCCGGAGCAGCAGCCCCCCGGCCCCAGACCACCTCTGCCACCACTGCCGGGagccttcccccctccctcaggCTTGTCCCAGCCCCGCCAGAGAGGCTGAAGAACTGGGAGGTGGTGGCAGCAGCCGCAGTGGTGCCTGTAGCCTTGAGCCCGGTCCAGGCACGTGGGGCCCTGCTTCGGGCCACTCTGCAGCCCCTCCAGGGCCAGCGAGGGACCAGGGCCAGCCCCAGCGGCGCCGCTCACCACTGTCTCCTCCTGTCACTGCAACTTGGGCAAGGGCTCAAGATGGAAGCTGCCACTCCTGAGCTGAGTCCACAGGCCAGACTGAGGGAGGTGGGCGACTGGGGGAACAGAGCTCAAGATAGCCAGGAGCCGAAGCAGCAGCTGCCACTGCTGCCCAGGCCACCGGCCTCCTCCCAGCGAGAAGCGAAGTATGTGGAGATGTGTGCTTCTGCCGCAGTCTCAGGGGTGAGTCTCCGCACCAGGAGACTCGCTCTGGAGCACCGCCCGGGCAAGCAGAGGACCCCTAGGAGCCCCAGGGAAGAAGCCCAAGAGGAACGGAGCAGTCAAGAGAGGAAGGCTCCGACCCCCCAGAAGAATCCTGCTGCCTCGGAACTCTCCAGATCCCAGCTCTCCCGCACCGATGAGCACAGCAAcctctcatcttcctcctcctcctccccagtggACAAAGCAGAAGAAGGTGGCGTTTCCAAGATGGATGATACCACCACATCAGCAGGGGCTCTGGCCACCTCGTCTTCGTCTTTAGGCTTTGAGAGTGACAGTGGTGAGAGTGCCCTGAGCTGCCagcccaggggaggaggagaggggcgaagagcaggaggaggaggggcagaaagaggcgggggagggggagagggagatggaacaGAGTGCAGGGACATTATTGCCAAGTCTCAGGGCAGCAGGGACCCCCCCAAAAATGAGGAGGCTCACTATATTACCACCCACGAGATCCAGCTGAGCGAGGTGGAGCAGGACATGGATTTTGATGTGGGACTGGCCTCCCGCTGGGATTTCGAGGACAACAACGTGATCTACTCATTTGTGGACTATGCTTCCTTTGGTGGCAGCGACGAGACCCCAGGGGATGTCACCACCCCGACCGAAGAGGACGACGACAACAGCTGCTACCTCAGCACCACTCCAAGCACCCATGCCACTCAGACTCCGAGCCCCACCAGCAGTGACCCAGCCCGTCCCAGCGCAGACAGCAGTGGTCGCCACACCAGCAGCACGGAGGTGGGCAGCGGCCCCTCTGACAGtgaccccactcccccacccactgGGCCTGGCACTGCCACCCTGAGTGAGCCCTTGCCCGAGCCCCCGGAGGCAGCTTCAGGGGCAGCAGCCGTGGCCGCCAGCAGCTGTGGGAGTACAGCAAGCCAGATCCTCCTATCAATCAAACCGACTTCCCGGGCTATAAATGAGCCTAGCAACGTGCGTGCAAAGCAAAACATTATTTATGCTGCCAAGCATGAAGGCGACATGAGCCTCCGTGTCTCTACAGCTGCTGAACACAATTCAAGTTCACTGAAGCAAGACCCGGCTGCAGCCGTGGCTCAGGACCATGCAAAGAAATTCATCGCTGTCCCTGCTCGCCTGCAAACCCGGTGCGGGGCCATCCGGGCGAAGGAGCTGGTGGACTACTCCAGCGGGGCCTCCAGTGCCGTGAGTGAACTGGACGATGCGGACAAGGAGGTGCGCAACCTGACCTCCCGGGCCTTCCGGAGCCTTGCCTACCCCTACTTTGAGGCCCTGAACATCAGCTCCCGGGAGTCCTCCACACTCTCCGAGGTCGGCTTTGGGCGGTGGTCGACGTTCCTGGATTTAAAATGTGGGGGTGTCGGAGCCAGGGTGGAGCAGAGCCTCCTGAGGAGTAGTGCGGCCTCCGTGGCTGCAGGTCTGAGGAAGGGCAGTGGGGCCAGGACGACTGCAGACCAGCTCTACATCCAGTCCAGGAAGTCCCAGACCAAAGCCTTGGAGTTCGTGGTCAGCAAAGTCGAGGGGGAAATCAAACATGTGGAGACACCTCTGTGTTTCCAGAAACAGGTCCAGACGGGTTCCCGCGTGGTCACCCTCCTCGAGCCCCTGAATTTCCGCAGCGAGAGCAAAGCCAGCTCAGCCACTGGGCCCTACAGAACCGCCAAAGGCTCCGGCAAGGGCCCAGGGTCGGTGTACACAGACGATGGCTCGGAGGCCTCTGAGAGCAACAAGCCCGCCTCCCGCACCGAAGGCCCCCAGAAGAAATCCAAGTTTGCTTCCAGTCTGCTCAAAAATGTCATCTCCAAGAAGATGCAGCGGGAACACGAGTTCAAAatggagaggggagaagtcaCTGACACGTCCCACCGTAACCCCTCCAGCACCTCCAAGGAGACGGAGGGCCCAGCCCGGGGGGAGAAGCTACGGGAGAGGGGTCTGCAGAGGCAGGGTTCTCGCCACTCAGAGGCCGGTTCTGAGTACACGGTGGTCAGCGTGTCCGACGCAGGGGCTGAGGGCTCGGTGGCCGAGTCTAAATCGCCAATTTTCAAAGCCAGTGCTCCTCGGGAGAGCAGTGCTGCCTCGGGTCGAAATTTCGCAGACGGACGCACTGAGGAAGTCTGTGAAATCAAAAAGAGTGCATCCGAGACCGTCAAAGGCATCTTCCTCCGCAGTCAGAACAGTGCATTCCGTtcctggaaggagaaggaggccgAGAAGCGGGAAGAAAAGGCCCCTGTTGGGAAGCTGAAGCTTCCCAAAGGGGGCGACTGGAGGGCTGATCTTGGAGAGATCTCTGCCAGCAAGTCCACCATCATGTCGCGCCTCTTTGTCCCCAACATCCAGCAGACCCCCAAGGACAAGCAGCCGGGGAAGCAGGTTACCAAGTACCCTGCCGCCCAAGCCACCTCCACGGCAGTAATCAGGCCAAAGGCTCCCGAAATCAAGATCCGGCTGGGGAGTGTACAACAGCCGAGCTCAGACTTCAACATTGCCAAACTGCTCACGCCCAAATTGGCCAGTGGCAGCGCCTCTAACCTTTTCAAGACAGTTGAGGACAACAGCAGGGCGCAGCAGAAGCTCTTCCGGGGAGACAACCTGGAAAAAGTGCCCCAGTTCCAGGTGAGAGACGTCAGAGACAAGTCCAAGGCCCAAGGCCCCCTCCATCAGGTGAGAGATGTCAGGAAACTAATCAAAGGGTCCGGGGACAGCAGTGACAAGGGCAGTGTTACCCCAGAGCAGGGGCTGACCGGGCCCAAACCCAGGCAGCTGGCTGCGGCAGGGGGCGGATCCAGATCCCTTTCCCCCATAGTGATTACGTGCCAGGCGGTGGTTAACCCGAGGGAAGAGAGCATGGACCGAGAGCCTAGGGAGAACGTAGGCCCAGGGGGCAGCACCAGGTTCTTGAATTCGTCCTCGCCAGAAGGGACAGTCTTGGTTCACAGGGCGTCTGGCAGGCTGCCTGTGGCCACCATTGCCCCCAATAAGCCTGAGCAGGGCTCCTACCTGCCTGTGCTCAAGATCGTCTCTAAGGCTTCTGCTCAGAAGACCCCAGAGAAGGCCAAGGAGGAGGAGgtcaaggaggaagggaaagcccCAAAGACTTCTCGGAACGCCCTGGAGAAGCTGACGGCAGCCGTGAGGTCCATGGAAGAGCTGTACAGCTTCAACAGGAACGAGTGGAAGCGCAAAAGCGACCCCCTGCCCATGATGATGGACAGCCATGTCCTGTCGCTCATTGCcagtgaggaaagggaaggggctgCAGGGGCGGAGGGGGACCCAGACAAGCTGGCCAAACGACTGGGTGAGCTGGAGGAGCGGGGCACCGGAAACAAGGGAGGCGTGGTGCTGCGGGGGGGCCCGGGGGAGCGTCTGCAGCGGAGGAACTCCAACCCAAGTGCTGAGAGCGTGTCTGCCCGGGCAGCCGCCTTTGAGAACATGGCCAGGGAAAGGCCGCGATCCCTCTATATCCCCCCAGTccacaaggatgtggagagaacccaacccctgcagcccctcccaccactccccAGCAACCGAAACGTGTTCACGGTGAGTACCAGCAGCACCCAGAAAACTGGGGGTGTCGCTGGCAAGTTTCCCCAAGGGCCTTCTCCAGAGAGTCCTTCGGCGGCAAAGGGCATCAAAACCCAGGGACTCCGGTCCCTCAAGATCTCTCCGGCCACTCGGGCACCTCCTGATGAGGTGACCACTAGGAAAAACAGCAGCAATTTGGAAAAGAACAATAGCGACTGTGAGAATTACTTGTCCATCCCCCTTAAAGGAAGCTCTTCAGCGGGAGAACTTCCTGGCAGGcccggggctgggagggaggggcccccagccccctcagCGGCCACTCTCTGCAGCTTGCCCCCTCTGAGCGCCCGAAGCCAGGTCCCCAGCAATCCCAAAGGCTCTCAGGTCAGTGGAAGCAGCCGGCCAGCTTGGCGTACCAAACCCGACAACCCCAGGGAGACAGTAGCTGCTGCCACAGGGCCACAGAGCCCGGAGCATCTCCCCACTGCCATCTACCACCAGCAGCCACTGCCTtttgccctgcagggagcccagccCCAGGTCCTGTGCTTCTCCCCACCCAGCATGCCTGCCACAGCACCTGCAGGCCCAGCTTCAGTCCCCACAGACCCCTTCCAGCAGCCACAGCCCCAGCAGACCCAGCGCAAGATGCTCCTGGATGTGACGACCGGCCAGTACTATCTGGTGGACACACCAGTACAGCCCATGACCCGAAGACTGTTTGACCCTGAGACAGGGCAGTATGTGGATGTACCCATGACTTCCCAGCAGCAGGCTGTGGCTCCCATgtccctccctgtgcctcccttggccctgagccctggggccTATGGACCCACCTACATGATCTACCCTGGGTTTCTCCCCACGGTGCTGCCTGCCAATGCCCTGCAGCCCACGCCGATTGCTCACACTCCAGGGGGAAGCGAGCTCTCCTCCATGGCAGCAGACCCCCCTGGCAAAGAGGCAACTGCGACATTCACTGAGGCCCCATACTTCATGGCCTCCGGTCagtctcctgcttcctcttcctcctcggCCCCGGCAGCCACGTCCCAGCTTGTGGGGGCCAAAGGCTTCACCCAGCTGCACGGCAAGCCTGTCATCAGCATCACTTCGCAACCCCTGGGGCCCAGGATCATTGCCCCCCCTTCCTTTGATGGCACCACCATGAGCTTTGTGGTAGAACACAGATGA